A segment of the Azospirillum lipoferum 4B genome:
CCGCCGCGTGCCGGCGCAAGATCGTGGGGCGAGCGCCGGTCTGACCATGGCACCGGGACCAATGCTCCAACTCCGGCGTCATAGCGGTACGCTGTGGCGGACCGCTCGGCCGGCGCTCGTCCTCACCCCGCCTTTCATCGCAGCCAGGGGCTCTGCCACGTCATGGATCATGCAACCGCCTGCGCAGCGCCGACCTCCGCGCCGCTTTCCCTGGCGCAGCCGCTTTCGCGGCAGGGCGTCCGGCTGGTGCCGGCGACCGTCTGCACCGGATCGGGCACCGACGACCGCGAAGAGACGATCATCGACGAGGTGCCGGTCGGGCTGGTCTATGCCGGCGCCCTGTTCGCCGTCATGCTGGCGACCCCGACCGACCTGGAGGATTTCGCCACCGGCTTCTCGCTCAGCGAGGGGATCGTCGGCAGTGCCGACGAACTGGCGATCACCGCCATCGACGAGCTCACGGACGGCGTGCGCCTCCGCATGGACCTGCCGGTGGAGAGGCTCGCGGCGTTGCTGCGGCGCAAGCGCAACCTGATGGGCGGGTCCGGCTGCGGCCGTTGCGGCACCGACAGTTTTGCGGAAACGCTGCGGCCCCTCGATCCCGTCCGTTCCACCGCCCGCATTGCGCCCGACGCCATCCGCCGCGCCGTGG
Coding sequences within it:
- the fdhD gene encoding formate dehydrogenase accessory sulfurtransferase FdhD produces the protein MDHATACAAPTSAPLSLAQPLSRQGVRLVPATVCTGSGTDDREETIIDEVPVGLVYAGALFAVMLATPTDLEDFATGFSLSEGIVGSADELAITAIDELTDGVRLRMDLPVERLAALLRRKRNLMGGSGCGRCGTDSFAETLRPLDPVRSTARIAPDAIRRAVAALPSGQTLNRQTGAVHAAGFARPDGQLVAVREDVGRHNALDKLIGALARAEIDPTGGFVVVSSRCSFEMVHKTAAAGIPLIAAISAPTSLCVGFATTVGVGVVAYVRDGRLTVYAVPSRVATLA